A portion of the Streptomyces erythrochromogenes genome contains these proteins:
- a CDS encoding response regulator: MADSFGPVRAGDGAACRGSDPSEETDGAPAGEPIRVLVVDDHALFRRGLEIVLAQEEDIQVVGEAGDGAEAVDKAADLLPDIVLMDVRMPRRGGIEACTSIKEVAPSAKIIMLTISDEEADLYDAIKAGATGYLLKEISTDEVATAIRAVADGQSQISPSMASKLLTEFKSMIQRTDERRLVPAPRLTDRELEVLKLVATGMNNRDIAKELFISENTVKNHVRNILEKLQLHSRMEAVVYAMREKILEIR; encoded by the coding sequence ATGGCGGACAGCTTCGGTCCGGTACGCGCGGGCGACGGCGCGGCCTGCCGCGGGTCGGACCCGTCGGAGGAAACCGACGGTGCGCCGGCCGGGGAGCCCATCCGGGTCCTCGTGGTCGACGACCACGCGCTCTTCAGGCGGGGACTGGAGATCGTCCTCGCCCAGGAGGAGGACATCCAGGTGGTCGGCGAGGCCGGGGACGGCGCGGAGGCGGTCGACAAGGCGGCCGACCTGCTGCCGGACATCGTGCTGATGGACGTGCGGATGCCCCGGCGCGGCGGCATCGAGGCGTGCACCTCGATCAAGGAGGTGGCCCCCTCCGCGAAGATCATCATGTTGACGATCAGCGACGAGGAGGCGGACCTCTACGACGCGATCAAGGCGGGCGCCACCGGCTACCTCCTGAAGGAGATCTCCACGGACGAGGTGGCCACGGCGATCCGGGCGGTGGCCGACGGCCAGTCGCAGATCAGCCCGTCGATGGCGTCGAAGCTCCTCACCGAGTTCAAGTCGATGATCCAGCGGACCGACGAGCGGCGGCTGGTGCCGGCGCCGAGGCTGACGGACCGGGAGCTGGAGGTCCTCAAGCTGGTGGCCACCGGCATGAACAACCGCGACATCGCGAAGGAGTTGTTCATCTCCGAGAACACCGTGAAGAACCACGTCCGCAACATCCTGGAGAAGCTCCAGCTGCACTCCAGGATGGAGGCCGTGGTCTACGCGATGCGGGAGAAGATCCTGGAGATCCGCTAG
- a CDS encoding winged helix-turn-helix domain-containing protein: MTSLPPPTVSLSADEARRIALRAQGFLGAPDRRGGVRGVLRHLGAVQLDTISVLARSHELIPYARLGAVGRDAVEKAYWTDRHAFEYWSHAACILPIEEWPHFAFRRRANRARGHRWHILEDKQHSTRAVLDRLKADGPLTSTELGGAKNGGEWFEWSETKIAVEWLLDTGEVVCSERRGWKRVYDLPERAVPDALLHDDLDDRECLRRLVALAGRSLGVGTRADIADYHRLKGEQFDAVVADSGLVPVEVEGWSKPAWADPSALATAPRGRHRTTLLSPFDSLVWDRPRTERIFGFTHRLEAYVPKPKRIHGYFAMPLLAGGRLQGRVDPAREGRTLVARQLSLTSPAAAAPMARALREAAEWVGCDAVRVDRAQSAAEASAVTAELAALGA; encoded by the coding sequence ATGACCAGCCTGCCGCCGCCGACCGTGTCCCTGTCCGCCGACGAGGCCCGCCGGATCGCCCTGCGCGCGCAGGGCTTCCTCGGAGCCCCCGACCGTCGCGGCGGGGTCCGCGGGGTCCTGCGCCACCTGGGCGCCGTCCAGCTCGACACCATCTCGGTGCTGGCCCGCTCGCACGAGCTGATCCCGTACGCACGGCTCGGCGCGGTCGGCCGGGACGCCGTGGAGAAGGCCTACTGGACCGATCGGCACGCCTTCGAGTACTGGTCGCACGCGGCCTGCATCCTGCCCATCGAGGAATGGCCGCATTTCGCCTTCCGCCGCCGGGCCAACCGGGCGCGCGGTCACCGCTGGCACATCCTCGAGGACAAGCAGCACTCGACGCGGGCGGTCCTGGACCGGCTGAAGGCGGACGGCCCGCTGACCTCCACCGAGCTGGGCGGCGCCAAGAACGGCGGCGAGTGGTTCGAATGGTCCGAGACCAAGATCGCGGTGGAGTGGCTGCTCGACACCGGAGAGGTGGTGTGCAGCGAGCGCCGCGGCTGGAAGCGGGTCTACGACCTCCCCGAGCGGGCCGTGCCCGACGCGCTGCTCCACGACGACCTGGACGACCGCGAGTGCCTGCGCCGCCTGGTCGCCCTGGCCGGCCGGTCCCTCGGCGTCGGCACCCGCGCCGACATCGCGGACTACCACCGGCTCAAGGGGGAGCAGTTCGACGCGGTCGTCGCGGACTCCGGGCTGGTCCCGGTGGAAGTGGAGGGCTGGTCCAAGCCGGCCTGGGCGGACCCGTCGGCCCTCGCGACGGCTCCGCGGGGCCGCCACCGCACGACGCTGCTGTCCCCCTTCGACTCCCTGGTCTGGGACCGTCCGCGCACGGAGCGGATCTTCGGCTTCACGCACCGCCTGGAGGCGTACGTCCCCAAGCCGAAGCGGATACACGGGTACTTCGCGATGCCGCTGCTGGCGGGCGGCCGGCTCCAGGGCCGCGTCGACCCGGCCCGCGAGGGCCGCACGCTGGTCGCCCGGCAGCTCTCCCTGACCTCTCCCGCGGCCGCCGCCCCGATGGCGCGGGCCCTGCGGGAGGCCGCGGAGTGGGTGGGCTGCGACGCGGTCCGCGTGGACCGCGCGCAGAGCGCCGCCGAGGCCTCGGCGGTGACGGCCGAACTGGCGGCACTGGGCGCCTGA